A single genomic interval of Pochonia chlamydosporia 170 chromosome 7, whole genome shotgun sequence harbors:
- a CDS encoding sugar transporter protein (similar to Neofusicoccum parvum UCRNP2 XP_007586618.1), which produces MEEPNVIGGRKMSLVERLREFTPMVLFMTFYLAVTAWNYGYDVSVFAGVQAMGPFVKRFGSYNAATKTYKIPSYLVSILNSFPYLGKLLGCWSVTPIAERLGRKKSILTVIFTSFVGVLLQITATTVAQFTVGRMLCYAMTGICVSIMPAFMAECAPACLRGMVSTQLQMQIVVAQLVASAVNFGTSTIKSDRGWMISIGVQFIMPGLLLALYPFIVESPRWLLSCDRVEDATKSLRRLRKKDASEESIQEEIGVLRHEHANIGKGSWKEVFAGTNKRRTIIAVIVMVGQQITGQAFVSQYSVVFYKQQGFNNNFELGMIQQALGVAATLLTTLVVDTFGRRQILIIGGTATSVFLFIMGGVGSVHNPSVTEKRLLVASVMLWFYFYLLSWASVPYIVLGETMARRVVEKTANLAVSLSVISAFLVSFTAPYLIGAEYANLGGKVGFIYGALSVVFTVLTWLYVPEMKGHSLEEIDLLFDQGVGTRDFQKVEISLTSAVADKAREVEEMAATEKAQ; this is translated from the exons ATGGAGGAACCGAATGTCATTGGTGGGCGGAAGATGTCCTTGGTCGAGAGACTCAGGGAGTTCACGCCGATGGTACTTTTTATGACCTT CTATCTTGCTGTGACTGCGTGGAACTATGGATACGAT GTTTCTGTTTTTGCGGGAGTACAAGCCATGGGCC CGTTTGTTAAACGGTTTGGTTCATATAACGCTGCTACCAAAACGTACAAGATTCCATCGTATCTTGTCTCTATCCTGAATTCTTTTCCTTACCTAGGCAAGTTACTG GGATGCTGGTCGGTCACGCCTATCGCCGAGCGACTTGGACGCAAAAAGTCCATTTTAACAGTCATCTTTACGTCTTTTGT CGGAGTCTTGCTCCAAATTACTGCAACAACAGTGGCGCAGTTCACTGTCGGGCGTATGCTCTGTTATGCCATGACAGGAATCTGCGTTAGCATTATGCCTGCGTTCATGGCTGAATGTGCACCTGCGTGTCTGCGAGGAATGGTGAGCACACAGTTGCAGATGCAGATTGTTGTGGCGCAATTGGTTGCTTCGGCGGTGAATTTTGGGACGTCGACTATTAAATCGGATAGGGGATGGATGATCTCAATTG GAGTGCAGTTCATCATGCCGGGTCTTCTGCTTGCATTATATCCGTTCATTGTCGAATCGCCGCGATG GCTGTTATCTTGTGATCGAGTTGAAGATGCTACCAAGTCCCTACGACGACTGCGTAAGAAGGACGCCTCCGAGGAGTCaatccaagaagaaatcGGTGTGCTTCGCCACGAGCACGCCAATATCGGCAAGGGATCATGGAAGGAAGTCTTTGCTGGAACGAACAAG CGACGAACAATCATAGCGGTCATCGTCATGGTCGGCCAGCAAATTACCGGCCAGGCATTCGTTTCACAATACTCTGTCGTATTCTACAAGCAACAAGgattcaacaacaacttcGAGCTCGGCATGATCCAGCAAGCTCTTGGCGTCGCAGcaaccctcctcaccacatTGGTAGTCGACACCTTTGGCCGACGCCAGATTCTCATCATTGGCGGAACCGCAACCTCcgtctttctcttcatcatggGCGGCGTGGGGTCCGTACACAATCCTTCCGTGACGGAGAAGCGCCTCCTAGTTGCAAGCGTAATGCTGTGGTTCTACTTCTATCTCCTGTCCTGGGCATCTGTCCCGTACATTGTTCTCGGTGAGACCATGGCGCGCCGGGTGGTGGAGAAGACTGCCAATCTGGCCGTCTCTCTGTCTGTGATTTCTGCGTTTTTGGTTTCTTTCACGGCACCTTATCTTATTGGAGCGGAGTACGCAAATCTCGGTGGTAAAGTGGGCTTTATTTACGGTGCGCTCAGTGTCGTCTTCACGGTTCTTACGTGGCTTTATGTTCCTGAGATGAAGGGACATAGCCTTGAAGAGATTGATCTGTTGTTTGATCAGGGCGTGGGGACTAGAGACTTTCAGAAAGTTGAGATTAGTCTTACGAGCGCGGTGGCTGATAAGGCGAgggaggtggaggagatggccGCTACTGAGAAAGCGCAGTGA
- a CDS encoding peptidase a4 family domain-containing protein, whose protein sequence is MTRISALITVLAAATTALAGTISPEVLFRRDDTIWCGAIQSKVPSGHFTDVYGEWVIPKLSKRNGQGGSTPNNELNVPMWVGIDGVGGICNKGALLQAGTTSFLHPDGKESTQFWVEFFPKPAAFQNFEVNTGDRVGVQIHADSMTKGTVHLHNLTKKKTKTVTIEAPAGKSLCGKSLEWIIEWSGAGLPHFDGFNSKASGKTSTGKSVNAKGSQLADVHRGGKSYCKGSVTNSGDVHFAPN, encoded by the exons ATGACTCGCATCTCTGCCTTAATCACCGTGCTCGCCGCAGCCACTACCGCTCTCGCAGGCACCATCAGCCCAGAAGTTCTCTTCCGCCGAGACGACACCATCTGGTGCGGTGCCATTCAGAGCAAGGTGCCTTCCGGTCATTTCACAGACGTATATGGCGAATGGGTAATCCCCAAGCTGTCTAAGCGCAACGGTCAGGGGGGCAGTACGCCCAACAATGAGCTCAATGTTCCTATGTGGGTAGGCATTGACGGCGTAGGAGGTATTTGCAACAAGGGAGCCCTCCTCCAAGCTGGTACAACTTCATTC CTTCACCCTGATGGCAAAGAGTCAACCCAGTTTTGGGTCGAGTTCTTCCCCAAGCCTGCTGCATTTCAGAACTTCGAAG TTAACACTGGCGATCGCGTTGGTGTTCAAATCCACGCCGATTCAATGACCAAGGGAACTGT GCACCTCCacaacttgaccaagaaaAAGACCAAGACTGTTACTATCGAGGCACCGGCAGGAAAGTCCCTCTGTGGAAAGAGCCTTGAATGGATCATtgagtggtctggtgctggtctCCCGCActttgatggcttcaactCAAAGGCCAGCGGCAAGACTAGTACTGGAAAGTCTGTCAATGCCAAGGGATCCCAGCTTGCTGACGTTCATCGTGGTGGAAAGTCGTACTGCAAGGGCAGTGTTACCAACTCTGGAGACGTTCACTTTGCGCCCAACTAG